The stretch of DNA TCACTCCACTCGGAAAATTCTAGCGAATCATCGCAACTTGGTATGAGTCAGGCAGGCTCAGAAATGGGCGTGGGATGGGTGGAGCGTGGACAGAAAATTGCGGGACAGAAAGGAGGGCGTCTAAGGGTCTGGAACTTGAGGGTTTAAGAACTACTTCTATATGTCAGCAAAAAGCCCCCGCACAAAGGCAGGGGCCGGGGAAGAGAGGCAGGGCTCAGTTGGTCTTGGTCAGCTTCAACTTGTACTTGTTGAAGGGGCTATCGTCGTTCTGACCTTCGGTGATGGTGAAGCTGGTGGCGATGAGGTAGTACGTTCCCGCAGCCGTCAACGTGAAGTTCACTTCGGAGTCCGAGTCGATCCGGGGCGTACCGCGGTCATCGTTTTCAGCCAGCACCGTTACACCGTCGGGGCCGACGAGGTACAGGTAGGAATCCAGCGAGCCGCCCAACTGTCCTGCGGCCAGCATCTCTGCCTTGATCTGGTCGCCCGCAGCGCCCGTGAACTTGAAGTAGTCCAAGTCCTTGGGCTTGCCGAAGATGTAGGCCGTATCGGTGGTCTGACCATAGGCGATGGTCTTGGCTGTGGCAGGCGTATCGTTCGGCTCGTAGGGGTCTACGGGATTGAAGTCGGGCCCATTGGCCGTCAGGATGATGTTTTTGCGGTCAGGGGTGAAGTAGGTGCTGCCGCTGGTGGCGGTCAGGGTGCCCACAAAGGTTCCCCGGTCTTCAGTCTTGCCGCCCGTGATGCTCAGATCGGCTCCGGCCACGTACAGGTCGTAGGTTCCAGGCGCAATTTCCGAGAAGCGGGCGTCGCCAGCGGCGTCGGTGGGCGTGAGGTACAGCGGCGTGGGGTCGTCGGTGGCCCCGGCCCGCATGCCCTGACCGCGCAAGATCACGTCGACGAGTTCGCCGGGCTGGGTGCCGCTGCCATTGGCGTACTTCACGTTGATGTACACGTTTGCGCCCTTGGCGGGCAGCGCGGCGCAGTCGGTCAGGGTCTGGGCCAGTTTGCCAGCGTTCAGTGCGCCCCAGCCCGTATCGCGGTCAAAGCCGGTGGGGTTGGAACCAATCGCGCCGTTGGCGGTGGTTTCCAAGATTCGGCGCACCTGGTAGGGCGTGGCGGCGGGGCACTTTTGCAGCGCAAGAGCGGCCACGGCTGCCGTATAGGGCGCAGAAAACGACGTGCCGGAGATCAGTTGGTGGGTCTGGGGTTTGGCGGGGTTGCTGCCCCACAGCCAGGTCGGGTTGGCCAAAATGGTGTCCTGACCGGGGGCACTGCTCGAAATATGCCGTCCACTGGTCGAGAAAGTCACTTTGCGGTTGCTGCCGTCGAGTGCGCCCGAGGCCATCACACCGGGGAGGGCGGCGGGGTACTGGAATTCGTCGTGGTAAGAGTTGCCCATGGAGGCCACGATGGTGGTGCCGTTGCTCATGGCGTAGTCGAAGGCGTCCTTGACTGGCCCGAAGGACACGCCGCCGCCCCAGGAGTTGTTGATGACGCGCGCGCCGTTGTTGGTGGCCCAGATTGCGCCCAGCGCGATGTTAAAGCTGCTGTAGCCGCCGGGGTTGAACATCACGACGGGCATCCACTTGGCTTCGTGAGCCAGGCCCACGATGCCTTTGCCGTCTTTGACAGCCACGATGCTCGACGCCACGAAGGTGCCGTGCGAGTTTTCAGGCTTCTTAAAGTAGTTGACCCAATCGGTGGCGTTGGTGTAGGTCTTGTTCTGCAGCGGATCGAAGGCCTTGCCCTCCCAGTTGGGGTTCAGGTCGGGGTGAGACACATCGCCGGGATCGTCGATAACCGCGACTTTCACGCCTTTCCCGGTCAGGCCCGCATCCCACGCGACTTTGGCGTTCAGGTGCCGGGGATCGAGGGCGTACTGGGGCAGTTCGTCAAAAATCTGATCGGCACTGGCCGCAAGTGGGGTCAGGCTGGCAGGCTGCACGCCAGAAATGAGTTCGGGTGGGGTCGCCACGTCGTTCACGGCGGCGTAGCGCACACCGCTCAGGCGCATGGCGGCCTTGGTCTGTTTCAGCGCGTCGCCCTGCACGCGGATCAGGGCCACTTTAATTTCGGGAATGGTGGCCACGACCTGGCCTTTCAGCGCGGTTGCAGCGGCCTGAAGGCTGGCGGCGTCGGCGTACCCGACCACCAGTTCGTTTTTGATGTACTTCAGAGGGCCGTTCTGGGCCAGTTCACCAATGACAGCCGGGGCAGACGCCACCGGAGCCGGGACACTGGCCTCCAGATTGGTTTGCGAGCAGGCGGCCAGGAGTCCCGTCAGGGCCAGCACGCCGAGTGATTTGGGAAGGTTCCGTCGCAGGTTGTGCGGAGTGTTCTTACGCATCGTTTTGCCTCTCTGTCAGGAAGTCGGGGTCAGGGATTGTAAATCAGGCGGGCAGGGAGGCCGGAAGCGGCGGCGGATGGGCTGAGCGCCGCCTCCGACCGCCTTACTTCTCGCCCGTAATAAAGTCCCAGTTGAGGTTGACGGGGCGGGTCTGGTTGATCGGAGCCACCGTGCCGTCGGCCCAGGTGTACACCGAGTAGGCCGAGATCCGGTTGCCTTCGGCGGGCGCGTACTTGTAGGCAAAGCCGGAGTACATTTCCCACTTGTAGGGCCGCAGCGTTTGCAGGGGCGCGCCCGTGAGTTCTACCAGCGGAATGCTGACCGTGTGGGCCGCCGTATTCACCGGGAACAGGTTGGGCTTGGTGGCGTCGTAGGTGCCTGAAGTATCGGTCAGCACTGATCCGGCGGCGGGCTTGCCGAGCAGAGAACCACTGCTCAGGAACACCAACGAATCTCCGGCGGGAATGCCGTTCCCGGTGGCGCCCGTGCCTTCCTCTACCCGGATCAGGGCAGACGCAGACGCTCCGGGCAGGTTGTAGCCGCTGAGGGTCATCAGGTCGCGCAGACGCAGGTTGTAACCCGCGCCGTCGGCCCCGATGGCCGTCTGGTTCTGGCCCATCACGAAGGTGGGGGTAATGGACACTCCGGTAGACTCGTCAGCAGGCCCGATAAAGGTCGGCGTGAACTGGGCCAGCGGCGTGGTCTGGGTGGTGTTGCTGGCGACGCTGTTGGCTCCACGCGCCAGCACGCGGTAGGTAAAGGTCTTGCCCACCGTCAGGTCGGCGCTGGTATCGCGGAAGTTGAAGGGCCGGGTCTGCTGGTTGGTGGCCGAGCAAGTGGCGCTGCTGTTGCCGCCCACGGTGCCAATTTTGGTAAAGGTGGTGCCGTCGCTGGAACGCTCGATCTCGAAGGCAAAGGGCTTGGCCGTTGCGGTCACGTTGGTGTAGCACCAGCGCACTTCCACGAACACGCCGGAGCCGCTGGGAGCCGCGTCGGGTGTGGGCGTGCTGAAGGGCGTCGTCCAGGAGCCTTCTTGCTTGAGGGTGTAGGCGGTGGCGGCGGCCCGCGTGGGAGCCTCTACCGTATTGGCCGCCGTAGCCGAGGTATTGATCAGCTTGATCGGCACCACGTAGCGCGAGTAGTTGTAGTTGTAGTCCACCGACATGACCGTGAGGTACACGGTTTCGCCCGCCGCGCTGCCGAAGCCCGCCGTAAAGTTAGGAACGCTGGTGGCGGTGCCCACCGTGACTGGGCCGGAATCCACGACTTTGGGCATGTTCTGCTGAGGATCGAAGGTGTAGGCAGCGGCTGTCGTGGAGGAAGTCACGCCGGGAGTACCGGGAGTGCGTCCAAGCTGCACGAACACGCGGCGCACTGGCCCCACATGGTCGGAATCGGGGGCCGACACGACCTTGAAATCTATGCCCGTACTGGCATCAAACGTAGCTCCGGCCAGCGGTGTGCTGCCGTCGCCGCGGGTCAGGATCAGCGTAGCGGGGTTGGTGGTAGCGCTGGTATCGAAGGCGGGGCGCTGCACGAGCGACACGGAAGTCGCCGCACCATCGCTGACCACGACGCCGTACAGGTCGCTGCCTGCGTGTCCGGCTTTGCGGGCCTTCAGGTCGTAGCTGCCTGCGGGCAACCCGGCCAGCGTAAAGGAGCCGTCTGCACCGCTGGTAAAGGTGCCCAGATTGGTGCTGCCCTGCATGACCGTAATGGTGCTGCCTGCCACGGGCGCGCCGATGTTCTGGTCGACCACTGTGCCCTGCACCAAACCCGTTCCAGCAGCCACATTCACGCTGGTGGTGGCCGCACCTTTATTGCCCGCTGCGTCGTAGGCAACGGCGTTGTAGGTCGTGGTGCCCGCCACAGTCACCACAGCCGTATAGGGCGCGGTGTCATCTTCCGAAATCTTGGTGGTGCCGTTGTAGAACTCCACCTTGGTCACGGCCACGTTGTCGGTGGCGGTGGCGGTCAGGGTGGTACTTGCGCCTTGGGCCACTGCTGCAAGTGCAGCGCTTAGGCTCACGGTGGGCGGTGTGGTATCGCCAGTCGGTACAGGGTCGGTGGGGCTACACCCGATGAGAAGAGTACCGAGCAGGAGTGCTGAGCCAATAGAGATCGGTTTCAGGGCCATGAGGTAAAGTGACTCCTTTATGAGAGCGGCGGGGAACGGTAAGAACGGCCCAAGTTCCGCAGGTGCGGAAAGGGTCAGCGGATGATCTGATGCCGTAGGGGGCCAACAGGGACAACTGCCGAATCTTGAATGACTCGTGAAAGGCATATTAGGCGTACATCTGCCAATGGTCAATGTGCGTGGCCTCTATGTCATGACAACCCTGCCAGCTAAGGTGAGAATTTCTCTCTACTCAAGTGAAGATCATAACTTCACTGGCTCCCGCCAAAGGATGCATCCAGCTAGAAATAGCGGCCTGACCTGAGGAAAGCGAGCGATCAGGAGAACCGCTTTTCAGGCAAACAACCACAGCGATGCAAAGTTCACCGGCTTTATCTCGACTTGAGCCTTTACTCACCAAGGCCACCGCATCGCCTACGGCTCAAGCGTAAAGCTGATAACAAGTCATATTAACTATCGCAAAGTGAATGAGATATAGAGTTAACAAATGAAAATCAAGCTGCGGTGGAGCTGGCGATATGCTAGGTAAATCATCTTGTTAGCGCAAAACACCTAAGGCGTTCATGCTTGTGCAAGCAGCTTTGCCAGCGGTGCGTAGGCTTCTGCTCCAGCATCCAGCGCACTTGGGGGGCGGCCCGCGTGGAGGGCGGCGGCCCCGGCCAGCGCAATCATTGCGCCGTTGTCGGTATTCAGGCCTGCACCAGGGAACACGGCGTGGAGGTCAGTGGCAGCAAATGCGGCGCGTAGGGCACGGTTGGCCGCCACTCCGCCCGATACGACCACTGTGCCACGCCCATGAGCGTTGGCGGCCCGCACGGTGGTTTTTACCAAAAAGCGCACGGCAGCCCGCTCAAAACTGGCGGCCAGATCTTCGGGCTTGGCCCCGGCTTTGTGAGCCAGCAACGCGGCAGTTTTCAGGCCACTGAAGCTGAACTCAAATCCTTTTTGGCCTTGCAACGGTTCCTTAAAGGGCACGGCGTCAGGGTTGCCCCGCGTGGCCGCCTCGCTGATGGCCGGGCCGCCGGGGTAGCCGAGGCCAGCCAGCCGCGCAATCTTGTCGAAGGCCTCGCCTGCCGCGTCGTCACGGGTCGCCCCCACCAGAACGTACTTTCCCTCTTCGGGCACATCGAACAGATGGGTGTGGCCCCCACTGACCACCAACGCCAGGTACGGAGCCTGCAACGCTTCTTCTGAGGCCGCCGCGAAAATATGGCCCTCCAGATGGTGGGCGGCAAAAAACGGCACGCCAAGTGCCTGCGCCACGCCTTTGCCGTACATCAGACCGACCAGTAACGCGCCCACCAAGCCCGGCCCGGACGTGGCTGCCACCGCGCCGATGTCACCCACGCTCAGACCCGCTTCTGCTAACGCCGCGCCCATGATTTCGTCTATGCGCTCCACGTGTTCGCGGCTGGCGAGTTCGGGCATCACGCCGCCGTACTGGGCATGAACTTGCTGCGACCAAATCCGGTTGGCCCGCACCCGCACGCCGCCCCCGTTCAGCAATTCCACCACACCCACGCCCGTATCGTCGCAGGAGGTGTCTATACCCAAAATGTAGCGGGGAGCGGCGGCAAGATTGGTGGCAGGGTTGGCGGAGGGCGGCACGGCGTTCATCGGGGCCAAGTGTAGTGGACGAGGGGCCGGAGAACTGGCCTGCCCTCACCAAACAGCTACCAGCGGCGCAACTGGTGTTCGGGTTCTTCGGCCAGCACCCAGAACTGGCGGCCCACCTCGGCGGCGCTGCGTTGAGCGTCCAGCAGCACGGCTTCCAACTCGGCATTCAGCTTGGCGTGCCGCTTGCGAAAATGGTCGTAGTCACACAGCACCAGCGCAAAGCGGGCGGGGCGGGCTTCGGGGTCGGTCAGCACATCAAACAGGGCGTCCCAGTTGTGCCCAAACGTCTGGGTCAGCCCCAGCCCGCGCAAAAAGGCCAACATCAGGCTGTCTTTGTCGCGCACACGGGTCAGGTCGACCTCGCGCACCGACACCTGATACCCGGCGGCGATAATTCGCATGTCGTGTGGAGCGGTTTGGATGCCTTCAGGTGGGGCATTGAACACATTGATCATGGCCGAATCCTCTGAAAAAAAGCGTAGTGGTCGGCGGTGTAGTAGCACTCGGTCAAGGTCCGGACGCCCCCACACACGATTCGCCGCGCCCCCCGGTCACTTTCTCCCGGCGTTTTGACGGTGTATTCCCGGTAATAATTGCGCGTTTGCCGGGGCAAAATTCCCTCGCGGTTGCCAAAGCTCGCGCCGTCCTTGGAGTACGGAAAAGGGCCGTTTTGGTCAATCAGGCGCAGGGTTTGCTGGCCCTCGCGGGGCAAGGCAGCCACCGCGATGAAGGGCAGGCCACTCTCTGGGTCGGTGCGTGGCTGCGTTGATCTGGATGGTGTTGATTGGCTCTGCGTTTGTTGAGTCTGCGCTGCGCCGTCCTGCGGCGAACAGGCCGACAAACCCGCTGTGAGCGACAACCCCAAACCAATCCACCACCGGCGAACATTCACGCCCGGCAGTCTAGCTCCCATTGACCTGAGCCTGCTCATCCAACCAACCGAGCAATTCTGGCAGGAGCGCCGTCAAGCCCTTGTACTCCACCTGTTCCGGCGTCATGGAGCGGTGCGCGGCAGCCAGCGCACGGGCATGGGCGGGGTCGGCCACTGCCTGCCGCAGCGGGTAGATGAGGGGCCGAATGGTAAACAGCGCTCCATGTGCGGTAGGAAATCCGGTCAGCGTTTGCCGTTCTACACGCAAGAACGCCCGGCCTGGGTCGAAGGCGGTGGCGTGGGCGCGGTCTGCGTCGGGCGGGGCGGCGGGATGATGATCAAGGCGGTCACTCATCGCCACGCCCCACGCAAAGCGCACGAACGGCCCCCGCGAAATCACGGCGTCCACGAGGCGCAGCGCGGTGGCGTTCAGGGGGTCGCTGCCCGCCACCGGGGCGTGTACGAAGGTGAAATCTCGCCCCAGCTTGTCCAGCGGATGCCAGTGTTGCGGCGACATCACATGCACGGCAGCCAGGAAATCCGCCCCTGTGGCCGGCTGCCGCGCCAGGAGGGCGAGGTCTTCGGGGGCATTGAGGGCCAAGAAATCTAGGGCTGAAATGGGCTGAATATGGGCGACGAGATGCGAGAGCGGGCCGGAAGCTTTGGTCAGACTCTCCACCGTTCCGCGTTCCAGATCCAGCGCCGCCCTCCAGCCCAACGCGCCATTGCTGAAGTGCCGTCCATCCCAAATCATGCAGCCCTTACTCTCGGCAGCCAGTGTACGGGCCACAAATGCCAACGCCGCCCCCCGCAGCGCAGGCGTCAGGCCCGCTTCTCCCGCGTACTCGTGCAAGGCCCGCGCATGGGCCGCCGTCTTGCTCGCCACGAACGCCGGGTAGGTGTCGTCCAGCGCAAAGGTATGGGCCTCCACAACCTCTGCCGCGTCCAGACCCACAAACGGCACAGGCTGCACGCCAAGGCGGTACAGGCCCGCCGACACAGTGTATTTACCGCTGAGGAAAGGGCGGTAGAGGGTGGGTGAACGGGAGGTCACGGGGGCAGTTTAGGGCAAAGGCACCCCCCTATCGCTCCGCCCTGCCTCCTTATATGAGGGGAGGAAAGTGCAGGCTCTAGGGGGAATTGTTGATGACTGCTTATGCCAGCGAACCGTTGCTCATGACCTTAGTAGCGATCAGAATCAGGATGATGATGCCCACGATGACGCGGTAGACGGCGAAGCCCTTGAAGTTGTTGGTGGACACGAATTTGAGCAGCCAGCCGATGGCGAGGTAGGCCACGCCGAAGCTGGTCGCTGCGCCGATCACCACGTTCAGCAGGCCAATTTCGCCCAGAATCAATTCGCGTTCCTGAATGAAATTGAGCAGGGCCGCGCCGCCCAGCGTGGGCACACCCAGATAAAAGCTGAATTTGGTGGCGGTCTGGCGGTCTAGGCCCAGCACCATACCGCCCAGAATAGAACTGGCACTGCGCGAAAATCCGGGCCACAGCAGCGCGAGGCATTGCAGCGCCCCGATCATGAACGCCTTGCCCACACCGATATTTTTGATGTCGTGAACAGCGGGCTGTACCTTGCGGCTTTCTATGAGCCACATGATGACGCCGCCCACGATTAATGCCCATGCCACCACGCTGGGGCGGAACAGGTTGGCCTTGATGAAGTCTCCGAAGGCGAGGCCCAGCACGACGGCGGGAATACAGGCTACCAGCACACCCAGCCACAGCCTTTGCGTGGGCTGATCGCG from Deinococcus sp. QL22 encodes:
- a CDS encoding S8 family serine peptidase: MRKNTPHNLRRNLPKSLGVLALTGLLAACSQTNLEASVPAPVASAPAVIGELAQNGPLKYIKNELVVGYADAASLQAAATALKGQVVATIPEIKVALIRVQGDALKQTKAAMRLSGVRYAAVNDVATPPELISGVQPASLTPLAASADQIFDELPQYALDPRHLNAKVAWDAGLTGKGVKVAVIDDPGDVSHPDLNPNWEGKAFDPLQNKTYTNATDWVNYFKKPENSHGTFVASSIVAVKDGKGIVGLAHEAKWMPVVMFNPGGYSSFNIALGAIWATNNGARVINNSWGGGVSFGPVKDAFDYAMSNGTTIVASMGNSYHDEFQYPAALPGVMASGALDGSNRKVTFSTSGRHISSSAPGQDTILANPTWLWGSNPAKPQTHQLISGTSFSAPYTAAVAALALQKCPAATPYQVRRILETTANGAIGSNPTGFDRDTGWGALNAGKLAQTLTDCAALPAKGANVYINVKYANGSGTQPGELVDVILRGQGMRAGATDDPTPLYLTPTDAAGDARFSEIAPGTYDLYVAGADLSITGGKTEDRGTFVGTLTATSGSTYFTPDRKNIILTANGPDFNPVDPYEPNDTPATAKTIAYGQTTDTAYIFGKPKDLDYFKFTGAAGDQIKAEMLAAGQLGGSLDSYLYLVGPDGVTVLAENDDRGTPRIDSDSEVNFTLTAAGTYYLIATSFTITEGQNDDSPFNKYKLKLTKTN
- a CDS encoding carboxypeptidase-like regulatory domain-containing protein — protein: MALKPISIGSALLLGTLLIGCSPTDPVPTGDTTPPTVSLSAALAAVAQGASTTLTATATDNVAVTKVEFYNGTTKISEDDTAPYTAVVTVAGTTTYNAVAYDAAGNKGAATTSVNVAAGTGLVQGTVVDQNIGAPVAGSTITVMQGSTNLGTFTSGADGSFTLAGLPAGSYDLKARKAGHAGSDLYGVVVSDGAATSVSLVQRPAFDTSATTNPATLILTRGDGSTPLAGATFDASTGIDFKVVSAPDSDHVGPVRRVFVQLGRTPGTPGVTSSTTAAAYTFDPQQNMPKVVDSGPVTVGTATSVPNFTAGFGSAAGETVYLTVMSVDYNYNYSRYVVPIKLINTSATAANTVEAPTRAAATAYTLKQEGSWTTPFSTPTPDAAPSGSGVFVEVRWCYTNVTATAKPFAFEIERSSDGTTFTKIGTVGGNSSATCSATNQQTRPFNFRDTSADLTVGKTFTYRVLARGANSVASNTTQTTPLAQFTPTFIGPADESTGVSITPTFVMGQNQTAIGADGAGYNLRLRDLMTLSGYNLPGASASALIRVEEGTGATGNGIPAGDSLVFLSSGSLLGKPAAGSVLTDTSGTYDATKPNLFPVNTAAHTVSIPLVELTGAPLQTLRPYKWEMYSGFAYKYAPAEGNRISAYSVYTWADGTVAPINQTRPVNLNWDFITGEK
- the tsaD gene encoding tRNA (adenosine(37)-N6)-threonylcarbamoyltransferase complex transferase subunit TsaD, producing MNAVPPSANPATNLAAAPRYILGIDTSCDDTGVGVVELLNGGGVRVRANRIWSQQVHAQYGGVMPELASREHVERIDEIMGAALAEAGLSVGDIGAVAATSGPGLVGALLVGLMYGKGVAQALGVPFFAAHHLEGHIFAAASEEALQAPYLALVVSGGHTHLFDVPEEGKYVLVGATRDDAAGEAFDKIARLAGLGYPGGPAISEAATRGNPDAVPFKEPLQGQKGFEFSFSGLKTAALLAHKAGAKPEDLAASFERAAVRFLVKTTVRAANAHGRGTVVVSGGVAANRALRAAFAATDLHAVFPGAGLNTDNGAMIALAGAAALHAGRPPSALDAGAEAYAPLAKLLAQA
- a CDS encoding barstar family protein; its protein translation is MINVFNAPPEGIQTAPHDMRIIAAGYQVSVREVDLTRVRDKDSLMLAFLRGLGLTQTFGHNWDALFDVLTDPEARPARFALVLCDYDHFRKRHAKLNAELEAVLLDAQRSAAEVGRQFWVLAEEPEHQLRRW
- a CDS encoding ribonuclease, coding for MNVRRWWIGLGLSLTAGLSACSPQDGAAQTQQTQSQSTPSRSTQPRTDPESGLPFIAVAALPREGQQTLRLIDQNGPFPYSKDGASFGNREGILPRQTRNYYREYTVKTPGESDRGARRIVCGGVRTLTECYYTADHYAFFQRIRP
- a CDS encoding heme-dependent oxidative N-demethylase subunit alpha family protein, whose protein sequence is MTSRSPTLYRPFLSGKYTVSAGLYRLGVQPVPFVGLDAAEVVEAHTFALDDTYPAFVASKTAAHARALHEYAGEAGLTPALRGAALAFVARTLAAESKGCMIWDGRHFSNGALGWRAALDLERGTVESLTKASGPLSHLVAHIQPISALDFLALNAPEDLALLARQPATGADFLAAVHVMSPQHWHPLDKLGRDFTFVHAPVAGSDPLNATALRLVDAVISRGPFVRFAWGVAMSDRLDHHPAAPPDADRAHATAFDPGRAFLRVERQTLTGFPTAHGALFTIRPLIYPLRQAVADPAHARALAAAHRSMTPEQVEYKGLTALLPELLGWLDEQAQVNGS
- a CDS encoding undecaprenyl-diphosphate phosphatase yields the protein MDWFYALIYGIVEGITEFLPISSTGHLILAGNLMGVPWTEEVKAAFEVVIQGGAILAVVAYYWRDFVQQGRDIGRDQPTQRLWLGVLVACIPAVVLGLAFGDFIKANLFRPSVVAWALIVGGVIMWLIESRKVQPAVHDIKNIGVGKAFMIGALQCLALLWPGFSRSASSILGGMVLGLDRQTATKFSFYLGVPTLGGAALLNFIQERELILGEIGLLNVVIGAATSFGVAYLAIGWLLKFVSTNNFKGFAVYRVIVGIIILILIATKVMSNGSLA